In Hydrogenovibrio marinus, a single genomic region encodes these proteins:
- a CDS encoding cation-translocating P-type ATPase → MKWGHQTAESVINALKSTVETGLAEQLVTERQQKFGTNEIRQSQSTSAIKILLSQFRNPLLIILAIGALLSIYTGHHLDAMVIGVIILINATITFTQEYNAQKSIDALRQMSSPICTAKRQGQWQTLPAKELVPGDIIKLKTGDITPADCRLIETHRLEVDESALTGESDSVAKHIQPISDQNIPLADQLNQLFMSTSITQGNGIAIVTETGMQTEVGKIASLMQATENQLTPLQKRIGSLSKLLIWIALMIVTVIISIGLMKGLAFINLIDSGISLAVAAIPEGLLTVVTIVLTLGAKQLVSESALIKQLASVETLGSTTVICSDKTGTLTQNKMQVVEIWAAGMEYQLEGIGYEPVGHFKTSQMEIVSPHHPSHFYLKQMLTYSALCSETELIHRDGKHSFQGLPTEGAILVAAAKADLHKQELHQNYQPIASFPFDPKRKMMSVIVKDHEGHYLLIAKGAPDILLKHSEAIDYQNSRLDPLSDAEMIERVLENFGSKSLRTLAVAYRYLEPSELDLPHDQLESSLIFTGIHGIIDPPRPEAIAAIQECHSAGIRVIMITGDHAITAKAIAKQINLSTPNHPLEIITGAEMDTLSDDDLERHVATVNVFARVTPEHKLRIVKALQAQNHVVAMTGDGVNDAPALRKADIGIAMGLVGTDVAKESADLILLDDNFATLVKAVREGRRIYDNIRKFIRQDLTTNVGEVSAILFAFVLMSGEPLLTLAPLMILWVNLISDGLPSLALGVDNAERDLMQRRPRTRTESFFSDQLGPRIILRGLAMGGVTYWMFTLALSQGQSLEYAQTLAFITLIFGQLFHVFDARTFSTLYRRNPLSNSILLLAVFGSGSLSLIMVYFPIGHTILGTVPLAFSDLALAFAISSTPTLVLSAFKELFKLKWI, encoded by the coding sequence CTTTATTATCTATCTATACAGGACATCACTTGGATGCGATGGTCATCGGCGTGATTATCCTCATCAATGCCACGATTACCTTCACTCAAGAATACAACGCACAAAAGTCCATTGATGCCCTCCGCCAAATGTCTTCACCCATCTGCACGGCCAAGCGCCAAGGACAATGGCAAACACTTCCTGCAAAAGAATTGGTTCCCGGTGACATCATCAAACTCAAAACGGGTGACATCACCCCTGCCGATTGTCGCTTGATTGAAACTCACCGTTTAGAAGTAGACGAGTCCGCCCTGACAGGCGAATCCGATTCGGTTGCCAAGCACATACAACCAATTAGCGACCAAAACATTCCTTTGGCGGATCAACTCAATCAACTTTTCATGAGCACCTCTATTACTCAAGGCAATGGCATTGCCATCGTCACTGAAACGGGAATGCAAACTGAGGTGGGTAAAATCGCCAGCCTGATGCAGGCAACCGAAAACCAACTCACTCCACTACAGAAACGTATCGGTTCCTTATCCAAATTGCTTATCTGGATAGCGCTGATGATTGTCACTGTCATCATCAGCATCGGTTTGATGAAAGGACTGGCCTTCATCAACCTGATCGACAGCGGTATTTCATTGGCAGTTGCCGCTATTCCCGAAGGATTGCTCACGGTTGTTACCATCGTATTGACACTGGGTGCGAAGCAACTGGTGTCTGAAAGTGCGCTCATCAAACAACTGGCATCGGTTGAAACCCTAGGTTCCACCACGGTTATCTGCTCCGATAAAACTGGTACGCTTACCCAAAACAAAATGCAAGTTGTCGAAATTTGGGCAGCAGGCATGGAATACCAACTGGAAGGCATTGGTTATGAACCCGTTGGTCACTTCAAAACCTCACAGATGGAAATCGTCTCACCACATCATCCGAGCCACTTCTATCTAAAACAAATGCTGACCTATTCTGCACTTTGCAGCGAAACCGAGCTCATTCACCGGGATGGTAAACACAGCTTTCAAGGCTTACCGACAGAGGGTGCCATTTTGGTGGCTGCCGCCAAAGCGGATTTACATAAACAAGAACTTCATCAAAACTACCAGCCTATCGCCAGCTTTCCATTTGACCCCAAACGCAAAATGATGAGTGTCATCGTCAAAGATCATGAAGGACACTATCTGTTGATTGCCAAGGGGGCTCCTGACATCTTATTGAAGCATTCCGAAGCCATAGACTACCAAAACTCAAGACTTGATCCCCTGAGTGACGCTGAAATGATTGAAAGGGTCTTGGAGAACTTCGGTTCAAAATCTTTGAGAACCTTGGCGGTCGCTTATCGCTACTTGGAACCGTCGGAGTTGGACTTGCCACATGACCAACTGGAAAGCAGTCTAATTTTCACCGGCATCCACGGCATTATCGACCCACCAAGACCGGAAGCGATTGCCGCCATTCAAGAATGTCACAGCGCCGGGATTCGCGTCATCATGATTACCGGTGACCATGCTATCACCGCCAAAGCCATTGCCAAACAAATCAACCTCTCCACGCCGAATCACCCTTTGGAAATCATCACCGGGGCAGAAATGGATACTCTGAGTGATGATGACTTGGAAAGACATGTTGCAACGGTCAACGTATTTGCCCGTGTCACCCCCGAGCATAAACTTCGCATCGTCAAAGCACTGCAAGCCCAAAACCATGTAGTCGCGATGACAGGAGATGGCGTAAATGACGCGCCAGCACTTCGCAAAGCAGACATCGGTATTGCCATGGGATTGGTCGGTACAGATGTCGCAAAAGAATCTGCCGACCTCATTTTGCTGGATGACAACTTCGCCACACTTGTCAAAGCTGTTAGAGAAGGCCGTCGTATTTATGACAATATCCGCAAGTTCATCCGCCAAGATCTCACCACCAACGTCGGTGAAGTGTCGGCAATACTTTTCGCTTTCGTTCTAATGTCCGGCGAGCCATTATTAACCTTGGCGCCATTGATGATTCTCTGGGTGAATTTGATTAGTGACGGACTGCCATCACTGGCACTGGGCGTTGATAATGCTGAGAGGGATTTGATGCAACGACGCCCACGAACCCGTACCGAAAGTTTCTTTTCCGACCAACTCGGCCCTCGCATTATTTTAAGAGGATTGGCAATGGGGGGCGTCACCTATTGGATGTTTACCCTAGCGTTATCGCAAGGACAAAGCTTGGAGTATGCACAGACACTGGCCTTCATAACCTTGATTTTCGGGCAACTGTTCCATGTTTTCGATGCACGGACATTCAGCACACTTTACCGACGAAACCCTTTGAGCAACTCAATACTATTGCTTGCGGTATTCGGCTCAGGGAGCTTATCGTTAATCATGGTGTATTTCCCAATCGGACATACGATACTGGGTACGGTTCCTTTGGCATTCAGTGATCTGGCACTGGCATTTGCCATCTCTTCCACGCCAACGCTGGTGTTATCTGCATTCAAAGAATTGTTTAAACTGAAGTGGATTTAG
- the modC gene encoding molybdenum ABC transporter ATP-binding protein, protein MTQMTTATLSGNLSVQLGDFILQTGDFSIPLTGVTAIFGHSGSGKTTFIRCLAGFENQAEGTVNFGNQPWLRTKKSLPIHKRNIGYVFQEASLFPYLNVEGNLNYGLKRALKAGKAQTITFEQVVDWLGLSALLDRDVQTLSGGERQRVAIARTLLSQPAILMMDEPMAALDLFAKRAIMPYLERLRDEVEIPILYISHSPQEVERLADRVMFMEQGRIVDFEPIEQALNREGTPLYQGEEPRSVMKSLLVEQLESEGLSRVQVGDESLFVPHLQQAIGSEVRLVIAAQQISLMKEKPAFTSMLNHLPVTIESINPHNDYSVLLRLRLSASSFPLLAQVTKRSMQSLQLAPGQHWVAAIKSVAILD, encoded by the coding sequence ATGACTCAAATGACAACAGCTACTCTTTCCGGCAATCTTTCCGTTCAGCTTGGTGACTTTATTTTACAGACAGGCGATTTCTCCATTCCGCTCACTGGCGTGACGGCAATTTTCGGGCACTCCGGTAGTGGCAAGACAACTTTCATTCGCTGCTTGGCAGGTTTTGAAAACCAAGCGGAAGGGACAGTCAATTTCGGTAATCAGCCTTGGCTGCGAACTAAAAAATCCTTACCGATTCACAAACGAAACATTGGCTACGTTTTTCAGGAAGCCAGTCTGTTTCCATATCTTAATGTCGAAGGTAATTTGAATTATGGTTTGAAGCGCGCCCTGAAAGCCGGCAAAGCACAAACCATTACGTTTGAGCAGGTGGTGGATTGGCTTGGGTTGTCTGCCTTGCTTGACCGAGATGTACAAACGCTATCGGGTGGTGAAAGACAACGGGTTGCGATTGCCCGTACATTATTGTCACAACCTGCTATTTTGATGATGGATGAACCCATGGCGGCACTGGATTTGTTTGCCAAGCGAGCCATCATGCCGTATCTGGAGCGTTTGCGGGATGAAGTGGAAATTCCGATTCTTTATATCTCTCACTCGCCTCAGGAGGTTGAGCGCCTTGCAGATCGCGTGATGTTCATGGAGCAAGGCCGCATTGTTGACTTCGAACCGATTGAGCAAGCACTGAACCGTGAAGGCACGCCTTTATACCAAGGTGAAGAGCCGAGAAGTGTGATGAAAAGTCTGTTGGTTGAACAACTTGAATCTGAAGGTTTGTCTCGTGTGCAAGTCGGCGACGAGTCTCTTTTTGTGCCGCACTTGCAACAAGCCATTGGGAGTGAAGTTCGTTTGGTGATCGCGGCGCAGCAAATCAGTTTGATGAAAGAAAAGCCGGCATTCACCTCCATGCTGAACCACTTGCCGGTGACGATTGAATCTATCAATCCGCACAATGATTACAGTGTGTTGCTGAGATTGCGTTTGTCGGCATCCAGTTTTCCGTTGTTGGCGCAAGTGACCAAACGTTCCATGCAAAGTCTTCAGTTGGCACCTGGGCAACATTGGGTGGCGGCAATTAAATCGGTTGCTATTCTGGATTAG
- the modB gene encoding molybdate ABC transporter permease subunit, which yields MDFQPLWITFKIAFLTTVILIVLSTPLALWLAKIQGKKKAVLEAVVALPLVLPPTVLGFYFLVLLSPTGYLGSIWASFGFSPLTFSLSGVVIGSIIYSLPFMVQPLMQGFEQLGRRPSEVAATLGAGPLDRFFSVTLPLTKRQYLLGATLAFAHTVGEFGVVLMIGGNIPGVTQVASIAIYDHVEQMEYTQAHVLSLIMLILSLTVLTIVYGMNRRMEVKA from the coding sequence ATGGATTTTCAGCCATTGTGGATTACCTTCAAAATTGCGTTTTTAACGACAGTAATCTTGATTGTTCTTAGCACGCCGTTGGCACTTTGGTTAGCTAAAATCCAAGGCAAGAAAAAGGCAGTTTTAGAAGCAGTGGTCGCGCTGCCGTTAGTGTTGCCGCCAACGGTTTTGGGTTTTTATTTCCTCGTGTTGCTGTCTCCAACCGGCTATCTGGGCAGCATCTGGGCGTCTTTCGGGTTTTCACCGCTGACATTTTCACTGAGTGGTGTTGTCATTGGTTCGATTATCTATTCTCTGCCATTTATGGTTCAGCCTTTGATGCAAGGGTTTGAGCAACTTGGCAGACGTCCATCGGAAGTCGCAGCCACTTTAGGGGCTGGGCCGCTGGATCGTTTTTTCAGTGTGACCCTACCTCTGACCAAACGCCAATATCTGTTGGGGGCGACTTTGGCGTTCGCCCATACTGTTGGTGAGTTTGGCGTGGTGTTGATGATTGGGGGAAATATTCCTGGCGTTACGCAGGTTGCGTCCATCGCTATCTACGATCACGTTGAGCAGATGGAATATACTCAGGCACATGTGCTGTCACTGATTATGTTGATATTGAGTTTGACGGTACTCACCATCGTTTACGGTATGAATCGCCGTATGGAGGTCAAAGCCTGA
- the modA gene encoding molybdate ABC transporter substrate-binding protein produces MNKFVSRLLVVGLLLTSSIAYADSIKIAVASNFLATLTALSKDFTNKTGLPVEISSGATGMLYAQIQKGAPYDMFFAADAKRPKLLEKEGLIAANSRFTYVTGKLVSWAPKSSNVSADLASLNPKDTNLHFIAIANPKTAPYGAAAVAVLKHYGVYDKLQSAGKIAIGGNIGKTFQYAASGNAQIGLVAKSYVSNPEKPVGGTYVEIPSNLYPKLTQQAVVLKGKDSDAVKKFLAYFKSDAAKKQIEAYGYGLGD; encoded by the coding sequence TGTAGGGCTGTTGTTGACAAGCTCAATTGCTTATGCGGATAGCATCAAGATTGCTGTCGCATCAAACTTCTTGGCGACGCTGACGGCTTTGTCCAAAGACTTTACTAATAAGACCGGTCTTCCCGTTGAGATTTCCAGTGGTGCGACGGGCATGCTGTATGCGCAGATTCAAAAAGGCGCACCCTACGATATGTTCTTTGCGGCCGATGCTAAGCGTCCAAAGCTACTGGAAAAAGAAGGTCTGATTGCGGCTAACTCCCGCTTTACCTATGTGACAGGAAAGTTGGTGTCATGGGCGCCGAAGTCTTCGAATGTGTCAGCAGATTTGGCATCACTTAACCCTAAGGATACGAACCTGCACTTTATCGCTATCGCCAACCCGAAAACAGCGCCTTATGGAGCAGCCGCAGTGGCGGTTCTGAAGCATTATGGTGTGTATGACAAGTTGCAAAGTGCTGGGAAAATCGCCATCGGCGGCAACATTGGTAAAACTTTCCAATATGCCGCTTCAGGTAATGCACAAATTGGTTTAGTGGCAAAGTCTTATGTTTCCAATCCTGAAAAACCTGTGGGCGGAACCTATGTTGAGATTCCTAGCAACCTTTACCCTAAGCTCACGCAGCAAGCGGTGGTGCTGAAAGGCAAGGATTCAGACGCAGTGAAAAAATTCCTGGCTTACTTCAAGTCGGATGCAGCTAAAAAACAAATCGAAGCTTACGGTTACGGGCTGGGTGATTAA